The window atgtttttcttatGATTAGATTGtgtaaattaattgaattttaatttaaatataaataacaggtTTCAACGTCATGTCAAGTGATACATCATCAATTTGTTACATTAGTCacaaagcaaaaaaatacataaaacggGTAAAAAGGCGTATTAAAGAAATGAGAAGTTAACCGCAGGAAGCGACGATAGCCGATGATCTCTCATATTTCATAATTCCGCAGGAGAAGGCACCTTCACCACGCTGGATCTTGAAGTAGCCCTGTTCTCCCCAGTTAGCTCCCCACGAGTTCTTCAGTAACCAGTACTTATTACCATTGGCGTCTGAAACACAAAGGATGATTTTAGTTAGTTTAAATATGTAGTACACTAGTAGTGTTGGTCATTCAATTAGCACAAACCCGTGATGAAAATTAGGGCCTACAGTAAAAAAATCGTGCTCAATTCTCTCCAGTCTTGTTTTGAGGAAACTAGTCGTGTTCTTGTAGATCGATCAGAAAGAACCGGACATTATCAGTGTGAAAGTGTAGGGGCAACATTCATACCTGCTCCATATCCCACTAGCAGAACTGCATGTAATTGTCCCGGGTTGGGCTGGTAGCAATCGTTGTCAGATAATATTCCACTTCTATAGTTTTGGAAGTTTGTCGGCTCCAAGACTGAAACAGAACCACAGTTTAAACCCATAATAACTGGCAAATAAGCCTGTGGATTGATTATTTGCGACTCCACATTAAGGAACTCGTTCGATTACTGCGTCAATAAAGCTTCTTGGTTGATCAGCTTATCTTGAATTGTTTTCAACGTACGATAGGTGCCAGGTTTTTTTTTGCTGCAGACTCGCTTTCAGGATCAACATTAAGAacggtaaaaaaaatgtgaattaCATAAGCCTCCGTGTAGTTTCAGGCATACTAGGCAGACgtttcaagaaatatattatgtctttaAGTTCTTTGACTTGAAAAAAAACTTACTAAGAGACACGGGTCCATTTTGATAGAGCAACTGCTTTAGTTTCTCCTGAGACCTAAGGTTGTATATACGACAGCCAGAGAGACGCGCCACTGCAGGCTGTGGACGACGACATTGTGTCTGTTGACCGACGTACGGGTATTGACGTTCAGATACTGATCCTCCAAGATCAATGAGTGCCCTGTAAAACGACATacataattgtataaataactaTCAAAGTGATTAGGGAtttgaaaatttacaaaatgcaaaaataaattgttcaatgaAAGAAATGATAGCCATTATAAtccgtaaaataattttatggtaTATTTTGCAAGTATTAAACTACTGAATAACTAAATAAGAAGTATAAGTTACATTATATTGAACACAAGCTAATTCTAACCGGAACGATTCCGACATCCAACCACCTCCGCACCCGTGATTTCCAGCGGAACAATCAAGAATTTGTTGTTCAGATAATGATGGCAGTTTCCCGAAATGTTTGGCGCATTGTGCCTCGATGTTACCTGTGatattcattaaatatattaatgaataaattataaaagtgtTTAGTATTCTAGTGTTAGAGGATAATATATGTACTCACCAGTAGAACTGAACGCGTAGCAGGAGCCACATGATCCTTGGTTCTTGACTGCAGTCACGTAGCCGCTGTTACGATAATCCAGACTTTCTGGTGCGTTCACATTAGATATTTGAGCGTCAGTCAGTGCTTGGCAAGCTGTACTACTAAGTGTCTTGTTCACTGGTATACCAGCAAACTGTCGGGTGAATTCGTCTGCAGTCAAATCGGAGAACGGCGATATTCCTGAAAGCAAATAGAATATATTAAATGCTACACTAGTTTAACAACTAACAATATTCGAAACTAAAATCACCTAAAAACTACTAATACTTTGAAGTATATGTACTACTTATTCAGAGGCCCACTAGTGGGTCTACTTGGTGGGCCCATACGAACGACGAAGGAGCAAGTACTGAATAGCAAGTTATACCAAGAAGAGCTCAAATCTTACCGAACACAGCACTGCCACTCTCTCTGTTCAATCGGTTCGCTTGTAACAAGTTGTCTTTGAATATTTGGAAGCGAGCTGCCCTCTCTTCATCGCTGTGGTAGTGTTTGTTGAATCGTTGAGTGAACTGTACAAAGTGTCTTTCCGCGTCCAGGAGAGAGTACATCTCCGGTTGTATTGCGCTCGCGCACCAACATGCgctcaacaacaacaacatgtACTTCATTGTTGATCAAGTGGTGGTTACAACTCGAATGTGTGATGAAGAGCCGTTGACCGTTTTTATACCAGTCCAGAGTATTGGTAGGCAAAAACCCTTCAGGAGTTTCCCAtgatttacacaaaaaaatactgtgtttgTTATGTTGGGATTTTCAGGGATTGTACCCAGTAATTTTAACGTACTTCAAATAGTAGATCATATCAACAAGTTGTCTAAACTCTAAAACGAAATAAAGTGGCTGCAAATGAAGAAGAAGACAAAACATAACTAAAATTGCATTTCTAGGCCAGCACGTAActtaatttttacttaaattgaaaaattaagtcattaattattacttgtgCCActcacaaattgttgtttcgggttGTACTTTGCATCCGGTGATTGTATGTTTggaaagtccccgcgacacaagaacaactCTAATTGCGGAAATggctatttaattaaaccaaaataaaccAAACCAAAATGTGACTTGTAACGAAGTACCGTATTCGGTAAATTACATCAGACACACACGCTTAATTCATGTCGAGATAAAAGGCTCAGTTACATTTTACTTAGTTATTGaattcagtagcgcgattctgtacagtcggtactgtcgagtattgaaagtttgacattaggaatgtactgccaaaatatttcctccgacgcccatcagaggcgctgatcagattttcatacttttcttgatgacaggccggttgtcggtagtcgatagtagtagtgaATCAAGCTATTGATTTGTCAGCAGATGTGATTCACTATTTTCTAGTTCGATTGCGTAGATAgtgtatttgaaatatgttaTTGTTACTAGGTGCGTCACCTAAATACCCAAACATAACAAACACTCAGTTTCGGTACAAATCATGGGAAACTCCGCAAGGGTTTGGACTAATATAAGTACAGGTCTGTTAACGAATTATCATCCAACAGTCGAGTAGTAACCATCACTTGATCAACAATGAAGTacatgttgttgttgttgagcGCATGTTGGTGCGCGAGCGCAATACAACCGGAGATGTACTCTCTCCTGGACGCGGGCAGACACTTTGTACAGTTCACTCAATGATTCAACAAACAGAACGACAACGATGAATTACTTACTAAACAAAGCTTGTTAGTAAAACTCGAAGGCAAGCGAGCAAAATGTCAACCATCAGGCAATTTCATTGAGATTAGTGATGCTGTTCTCTGAGACCTAATTCATCAACAAATTCTGAATCAGCGGTATGGTACCAGTTATTCAATGCAAGAATAAAATCGTGGTTCTTGAATAAAACTTTTCGAGACTAGTTGTTTACCTTAGTACGTGAGGAAAAATAGCCAACAAAATTATGACCATTTGATATTGTGGTTTATGCAACACCTTATACAATTTACGTATAATTTTTTGACGTATTATACCCATATATAACATAGGCTGTTTTTGCCTAGTAATATTCTGGACTGGTATAAATACAGTCAACGACTGTTGATCACACATTCGAGTTGTAACTATCAATTGATCAACAATGAAGTacatgttgttgttgttgagcGTGTGCTGGAGCGTGAGCGCCTTGCAGCTCCTTCAGAAACCGGCAAAATCGGATACGAAACCGATTAAACCAGATACGAAACCGATAAAACCAGATACTAAACCGATTAAACCGAATATTTACTCTCCCCAGGACGCCGACAAATACTTCTTAGAGTTCACACAACGATTCAACAAACATTACGACAACGCTAAAATTAAGCAAGCTCGCTTCgaaatttttaaaaagaacttATTAGAAATGAACCGATTGAACAAAGAAAGTAATGATGCTGTGTTCGGTAAGTTACGTGCTCTTCCCGTTACAACTTGCTGTtgatcatattttattgtttgttgtaatcaaaacataaaatactagTTAAAACTTTTTAGGAGCTCtgataacaaaaacattatccTTCTTGTTTTTAGCGACGGTCGCATTTAACGTTATTAGAACTGAGTGAATATACACAGAATTTGCTTTCAGGAATATCGCCGTTCTCAGATTTGACTGCAGACGAATTCAGCCGACAGTTTGTTGGTATACCAGCGAACAAGACACTCAGTAGTGCAGCTTGCCAAGCACTGACCGACGCTCAAATATCTAATGTGAATGCACCAGAAAGTCTGGATTATCGTAACAGCGGCTACGTGACTGCAGTCAAGAACCAAGGATCATGTGGCTCCTGCTACGCGTTCAGTTCTACTGGTGAGTAGACTGTCgctctaatattattattatcgggAGAAGCTCGTGGATTAGTTAACAACAGtggcgcggatcgatctctgaggtaaaACTatgcttgtcgaggttgttctgtggatgggtgaccatcttatacatatcaacTTCAaagaaggcatgttaaattatgggtcccggttgtcattttcaatattataaccCGGgtgactgggttgtggaggtccgataggcagtcgctccatgtaaaatactggtgtcCAGCTGCATCttgtgagactgaaagccgaatcaaacatagttggaagaaaagcctAGGGTAATgataatcataataatgtaaCGAATATAATATCACAGGTAACATCGAGGCACAATGCGCCAAGCACTTCAAGAAACTACCAACATTATCTGaacaacaaattgttgattGTTCGACTGGAAATTACGGGTGCGAAGGCGGATGGATGTCGGAATCGTTCCGGTAAATATTAACTTAGGTTGAATATATCGTTATAACAGCTATAATAGCTTAATATCTAAAGATACagatttacaatacaaaaaccATTTTAATGATGAAACTGATCATTGAAACATacgttttaataattatttaacggTTGTATGCAAAAGACTCAGATAATCACagtataattaaatgttatgttgtttaaaacttttttgaaacatttagTGCGATTCTGTTCCATTATCGACCTTTGATAAACCGaagccatcgagaaattttgtataaaaatgcgatcagcgcccctaacgaGCGCCATTGGTACTATTTTAGCAGTAAACTTTAAttgacaaactctcgatacttgattgtgccgactgtagagaatcgttctactaaataaaataaaaaaaagattgataacaatttgtttaacatttttttttaaatttcttatcATACTATTTCGCAGATTTATTGTTAGTCAACGTTAGAATGAACTGTTTCAGGGCACTCATTGATCTCGGAGGATCAGTATCTGAACATCAATATCCGTACGTCGCTCAACAGACACAATGTCGTCGTCCACAGCCTGCAGTGGCGCGTCTCTCTGGCTGTCGTATATACAACCTTCAGTCTCAGGACAAACTAAAGCAGTTGCTCTATCAAAATGGACCCATATCAGTTAGTAAGTATTCGTTCAAGCCAATGGACTCTAGGCCATATTTCTCACAACGTCTGCCAGTTATGCCCGACCCTGCACGGAGGCTAATCAAATACACCATCTTTTTACTGTTATTAATAGTGATCCCGAGAGAGatcactaataataatattattatcgaatAGTAATTTGTTTGACTCAGTAATCGGACTCAAGATCCCTTGATGTGGTGtcttaagtccccaacccgcatttggccaacgtggtggactcatggcctaacccctcccttattacgggaggggACCCTCAATTTATtcatgattatgattaatttatgtgtgtttttatttcagttgtGGAGCTgaaacatttacaatattatgaaactGGAACACTAACTGACAGAATTTGCTACGATCCCAATTCGACGGAATTGCATGCAGTTTTGCTTGTAGGATACGGGacaggtatttattttataccttttgCTTTCTCAACGTTAAAGTACAGTAGCTCGAtactctactaatattatttatttgtttttttactatcgactaccgacaaacggctagctatcgagaaatattgtacgaaaatctgatcagcgcctctagcgggctctttaagaactattttggcagtacattctaaatgtcaaattctcgatacgcgacagtaccgactgtagagaattgcactaCGGATCCTTTTTGACGACAATCTGGAACCACTGCCGGTATCCTTAAAACAAACCTGGAGAAGAATTAAATAGGATTTATTATTGCAGGCCCTAATTATGATAAGATGTAGGTGTTAACTGAATTCTTTTTATGTTTCAGAAGCTAATGGTATGCCGTACTGGTTACTGAAGAACTCGTGGGGAGCGAACTGGGGTGAAGAGGGCTACTTCAAGATCCAGCGTGGTGAAGGTGCCTTCTCCTGCGGAATGATGAGATATGAGCGATCATCGGCTATCGTCGCTTCCTGCGGTTAAGTTCTCATTTCTATAATTCGCCATTGTACCtgttttatgcatttttttactttgtgaCTAATGTAACAAATCAATGATGTCTTGACGATGGGGAAGATGTATTCAAACCTGTTCAGGTCTTATATAACTTTCTAAGTGTCATAATCtaaatatagtattattatatcaacaactttttgtgtgatgaacacaagtacttgttctgagcctggatgttaatgtatctatataagtatgtattatgtttatcagttatttggttaccatagtacaagctctgcttagtttggaatcaaatgaccgtgtgtgagttgtccaataatatttattatttatttattatattatatttatgtttttatttaatttaaattaacttgtCTTGTTTGCCTACTCGTCGTCATTGTTATTGGTTGTACTATGaaagatttatttgtatatgcttgataataaatattttgcaattattaCCGTACTCTTATTgagttattccggtctgatcccccaaaccgatccactaccaattaatattattttttaattccggtctgatccccttcctatatttaatggataagtacagtcaataaaaaacagatgttattcactactttataaaaaaaaattgtaaagagaagttcaaaggtttttggatataaacgtttgttagtcgattactgttgggttattttaagagacgctgatcaaaatcagtttaaaaaaaaagaatgacctgtgccatttttgagtttttgtgagtctcatacaaaaaagttttggtaaaaatatggtatttttatacatttttaagtgtaggtattacattaaatatctcaaaaagttgacggacttcagtatataacttagggtttataatcctatcgatacacattagtttcatctatgggtaaaaagccttataaagtattgagtcagtttttatttatagaaataaaaactgattcgagttacaatcatcgcagatttatatattatttggtcttttgaaatagaagtactacctatataacattataacagtaatcacattatcgcacaatgatcttttgttaaaactaggatttgaaaaaaaagatataataaaaaaatgtaaacataaatcaaataacaaacatcaaatttcaattattaaatactgatataaaattatcacagtaaTCATATTCAGTGTAGAAATAAGACTAATACAGTCTCATTAATAACCGATTTCTCAGAACGACATCACGAACTTAACTCATCAATGATTGGTTACTTTGGAATCAATAGACAATACATTCACACACCAACAGCCTATTTCgcaggtaaatatattacaaaagcttCAGACTTTGCCGCAACGAtgccagaaataattatcacttgctcttacggtgaaggaaaacatcgtaaggaaaccttgcaagcctaaaatttgtttaatacattgattgagggcatgcaacgtcccctaacctgtactcggccagcgtggtggactcaagacctaacccctcccctcgtttcggaggagacccttgccctgcagcgggacagtaatgggtaaaaaaaataaaacaaataaataaataggattcaACTGTTGAGCTAgccaaataaatgaataaatctaaatagactgcatgttcctgaaatactaagaaagatttggagatttctgggtcaaaatgtatagagatgagattaataaaaatatatacatatattaattcTTTATCATAATCTAATAGaacctgtatacatattttgttattgactgtcctaaaaatgtgataatagacagtcaggggatcagaccggaatagaaaataattttaaaatactagggtatcagtattggggatccgaacggaataactccTCTTATTGTATTTGACTCTTTGgcgattatttaaaaaaaaataccgtgtTAATCGGCCTCGCACTTCAAGGTTAAAGCAAGTAtagatcagtagctcgattctctactactatcgactaccgacaacgacctgtcatcgagaaattttgtatgaaaatctgatcagcgcctctgacgggcgtcgtaggaaacactttggcagtacattctaaatgtcaaatgtcgatagctagccggttgtcggtagtcgatagtggaagagaatcgaggtacagtagctcgattctcaactactatcgactaccgacaaccgacctgtcatcgagaaatgttgtatgaaaatctgatcagcgcctctgacgggcgttgtatgaaatattttggcagtacattttaaatgtcaaattttcgatactcgacagtaccgactgtacagaatcgcgctagaGGGACATATGATATTGAGTATTTGACTGAATGCTTGTGTTGAAACTTAGATTGACGACAATCAGTCATGTTGAAAATCTTTTGTTGTAAGTCATAATTGGTGGTTTccaaaaaatttaaagtttaaaaaactactgACAGTATCCCGTTTAAACCAATTTTCGTTGAAAGTGATTGTTCCCttctgggtaagggtctcctctcgtaatgaaggaggggttaggtctgGAGTCCaacacactggccaagtgcgggttgcataccttcaagaacttagtttaaaaaacttaggcatgcaaggtttcatcacataTTTTCCTTTCGAACAGTTATTAGGGTATAGCCGCGGGTTCGAACCTgtgaccacttgtgtgggaggtgctAACTTGGCCATTACTGATCAATCAAAGTCAattgactttaataaataaataagttagtaaaactgttccaaacaaaaaataagtattgtgatttcaaattaaaacaataaaacttttattgaaaattttatttaaaagagaaACATAGTATTTTTGAAAGTCGaacatattttctttctacTAAGTTTACAGGGTTACACTAATTTTAAGTATAAGACCTGATGAAAATGGTCAAAGTGGCTATAtcgtatcttagttgacaaatatttgaaagtcactatgctGTTCATAGTTTTATTCCTCAGATCATAGTAATTATAGCCTTgcgttaaagcagcaatgtattgcatagtgcctatcaatttgacgtacactagttgtcaactgagatacatgataagcccgttgatattattattcacaTGAACGAACAATCGCTGAGGTTCTTTGATATTTCATCATTCCACAGGAGTAGGCGCCTTCTCCACGCTGGAACTTGAAGTAGCCGTGGTCTCCCCAGTTGGCACCCCACGAGTTCTTTACTAACCAGTACGGCACCCCTTTATTAtctgaaaacaataacatttaatttaatcaaacatGAATGTTTGACAATTtcaaacagtagcgcgattctgtacagtcggtactgttgagtatcgaaattttgacatttagaatgtacagccaaaatatttcctatgccgcccgtcagaggcgctgatcagattttcatacaaaatttctcgatgtcaggtcggttgtcggtagtcgatagtagtagagaaacGAGCTACAGTTGTTGGGGAAATACGATAGCCACCTGTACACACACACCCTATTGCACATGAAACAGTAATCGTGCGTGAAGGAGTGCGCGTATAAAAGGTGTGCAGGAGAGGTCAGTCATTAGTGGCGCTCATCAGCGAAGAGCGCGCCGGCTTTCTCACGCGTAATCCTGCGCGCAGAATTAcattattgcaataaattttTACTAAAAGTAAAGAAGAATGATTACCAATTCCATATCCAACAATCACGGCTGCATGCAATACTCTCTGGTTCGGCTGGTAGCACATCGCGTCCGTCAATGTACCACCGACGTACAACTTCAAGCGTGCTGGTTCTAAAGCTATAAATCAACAAGCAACTTTTACAATcatcagtagcacgattctcttcagtcggtacaaataaatatcgaaagtttgacatttaaaatgtaatgcgAAAATAGTTCTAATGtcgcccgttagaggcgttAATCACATTTTCCAACTTTTCTTGATAACTAACGAGTtttcaatagtcgatagtgacaGAGAATCGTGGTACAGAGTAGCTTTTGTAAAATTCACAATTAGGTACATATTCCACAAGcaatacaacgtggcaatgctgccagcattctatGAACGTCCCCGATAGACAGCGATGGGGAGAAGTACTACGATGCGTAGCGCCCTTTTCAtctctattatttttaatattttttctatttgtatgtaattatagtGTATATTTAGCTCATTTTTTAAGTTGGAAATAATATATTCCTTTAGCTTCAATAATATCCTCTCACATACCGTAGAAAAAAGCTACTTACTTATAGAAATGGGTCCAATACGATACAACGCTTGTTTCAGTTTTTCCTGGGATCTGACCCTGAAGATGCGGCAGCCAGAGAGTCTTGCTGTCGGTCGAGCGCGCATGCATCGACCTCTCTGCGCTACGTACGGGTACTGAGCTTGAGCAATAGAACCTCCCAGATCGATGAGAGACCTATGAAACACATAAAGTATTTACATAACCTCACACGCAAGTTGTCGACGGTTCGAACTGGAGGCAACACACCAACGTCGGGTGATCAagtaaggtattct of the Anticarsia gemmatalis isolate Benzon Research Colony breed Stoneville strain chromosome 3, ilAntGemm2 primary, whole genome shotgun sequence genome contains:
- the LOC142987118 gene encoding uncharacterized protein LOC142987118; its protein translation is MKYMLLLLSACWCASAIQPEMYSLLDAGRHFVQFTQRFNKHYHSDEERAARFQIFKDNLLQANRLNRESDSAVFGISPFSDLTADEFTRQFAGIPVNQTLNSAACQAVTDAQISNANAPESLDYRNSGYVTAVKNQGSCGSCYAFSSTGNIEAQCAKHFGKLPTLSEQQILDCSSGNHGCGGGWMSKSFQSLIDLGGSVSERQYPYVGQQTQCRRPQPAVARLSGCRIYNLKSQDKLKQLLYQNGPVSIILEPTNFQNYRSGILSDNDCYQPNPGQLHAVLLVGYGTDANGNKYWLLKNSWGANWGEQGYFKIQRGEGAFSCGMMKYERSSAIVASCGEGTFTTLDLEVALFSPVSSPRVLQREYISGCIALAHQHALNNNNMYFIVDQVVVTTRMCDEEPLTVFIPVQSIGSTMKYMLLLLSVCWSVSALQLLQKPAKSDTKPIKPDTKPIKPDTKPIKPNIYSPQDADKYFLEFTQRFNKHYDNAKIKQARFEIFKKNLLEMNRLNKESNDAVFGISPFSDLTADEFSRQFVGIPANKTLSSAACQALTDAQISNVNAPESLDYRNSGYVTAVKNQGSCGSCYAFSSTGNIEAQCAKHFKKLPTLSEQQIVDCSTGNYGCEGGWMSESFRALIDLGGSVSEHQYPYVAQQTQCRRPQPAVARLSGCRIYNLQSQDKLKQLLYQNGPISVIVELKHLQYYETGTLTDRICYDPNSTELHAVLLVGYGTEANGMPYWLLKNSWGANWGEEGYFKIQRGEGAFSCGMMRYERSSAIVASCG